In Phoenix dactylifera cultivar Barhee BC4 unplaced genomic scaffold, palm_55x_up_171113_PBpolish2nd_filt_p 001364F, whole genome shotgun sequence, the sequence TGCTTGATGGCCAGATTTGGTACCAACTGGTGTTGATCGAGTGGTTCCCTTGTAACTGGGTCAAACTTGCCCACCTACAGTCGAGGCTTTGATGCATAAATATGCGGAAGGCAATAACATAAAAGTTAGACAATGGCAAATCTAcaacaagaaaaatgaaacacctGATTAAGATGTTCAAGCAGCACTGCCTTTTCATAGGTAACACCACTTGGAGTGATAACAGGATCCCGGAAGATATCAAGTGTAATCTTACAGCACAGGTAGTCAGGCACCTATAATATCAAGTATAGAAAATATTACTGGTCCAACGGATGATACATATGTAGGGATCATAAGAGTGAGTTTCTCACTTGTGTCAGTGTGTCAGCTTGTGCAGCTTTCCTAAAGATCGCCTGCAGGAATTCAAGTTGTACAGAGTGATCATGTGCAGCATCTTTAGAGGCATGTTCAGCTCGGGAATCATCAAGAAAGTGATACTCTGCCAAAGCTTTCTCACAGGTTTCCCTGATTTGTCAGTGCACGTTTTGGTGAGACTAAGTCTATAATAGGTCTTGATGCCTGTATTGCTTCATaaattaaagataagaaatggaaATGGAAACAACCAATGATAAGATGTCACCTACTTCAAGTTTTGCAGCCTCCATGCACGCTTGCTGGATGAATGTTCCCATTCCATGTATTTGGCTTTGGCAAGAGACTGCCAAATCTCCTCCACCATACAGCCCACAGGGTTTGTCCCTCTCCCAAGATCAAAAGCCTGTTTTAGGGGGTATAGGGACAAGTTAATTAAGATTCAAGAGTAGCTCAAAGATGACTAAAATATGATGCCACAGAACGCATTAAAGTTAAAACTAGGATGACACAACATGATTCGAACAAAACTAAACCCAATAGGACTTTGTGGATGGATATGCTGTCTCGAGATTGATAATTGGTCAATTTTAATGCAAAAAGATCAGAGTTTTAGTGTGATTTTACATTGGCATGACCCAAAAGGATTACAGTTTTTTTATCCTACAACTACAAATCCCATATCACAGAGCAGTAGTGACTATTAACTTTAATCAGCCCATCTAGCATCTCACCAGCCACTTCTCCAAGTGACAATAGAAAAGGTCTCCACTAAAGTCCAATGGTAAATACGAggttgttttttttataaaaaaaagtaatt encodes:
- the LOC120103858 gene encoding E3 ubiquitin-protein ligase CHIP-like, whose product is MELRPVPASVAKQAELRRLDGNAFFKKERIGAAIDAYTEAITLCPNIVVYRTNRALCYQKRKEWTKVEEDCRKALELDKDSVKAHYMLGLALLERREYVGGIKELEKAFDLGRGTNPVGCMVEEIWQSLAKAKYMEWEHSSSKRAWRLQNLKETCEKALAEYHFLDDSRAEHASKDAAHDHSVQLEFLQAIFRKAAQADTLTQVPDYLCCKITLDIFRDPVITPSGVTYEKAVLLEHLNQVGKFDPVTREPLDQHQLVPNLAIKQAVQVYLNEHGWAYKMS